A portion of the Kineosporia corallincola genome contains these proteins:
- a CDS encoding 2-oxoacid:ferredoxin oxidoreductase subunit beta, with protein sequence MTTELGMPTVLSGLAQVPHLGPDDAKQTRKDFTSGAEVRWCPGCGDYAILAAVQGFMPELGIRRENVVCVSGIGCSSRFPYYLDTYGLHSIHGRAPSIATGLVTARPDLNVWVVTGDGDALSIGGNHLIHALRRNVNLTVLLFNNRIYGLTKGQYSPTSEPGKITKSTPVGSVDTPFNPISLALGAEATFVARTLDSDRKHLTSVLKQAVEHRGSALVEIYQNCPIFNDGAFDVLKDRDEAQARLIRLEHGEPIRFGADGAKGVVRAADGSLEVADVSAVGEAALLVHDAENPNPATQFALSRLDDATLSHVPLGVFRKVARPAYDDLVRAQVAGAVEANSGPATDDDLAALLAGQDTWTVSD encoded by the coding sequence ATGACCACGGAACTCGGTATGCCCACGGTGCTCTCGGGGCTGGCGCAGGTGCCGCACCTGGGCCCGGACGACGCGAAGCAGACCCGCAAGGACTTCACCTCCGGCGCCGAGGTGCGCTGGTGCCCGGGCTGCGGGGACTACGCGATCCTCGCCGCCGTGCAGGGTTTCATGCCCGAGCTGGGCATCCGGCGGGAGAACGTGGTCTGCGTGTCGGGCATCGGCTGCTCGTCGCGGTTCCCGTACTACCTCGACACCTACGGCCTGCACTCGATCCACGGCCGGGCGCCGTCGATCGCGACCGGCCTGGTCACCGCCCGTCCCGACCTGAACGTCTGGGTGGTGACGGGTGACGGCGACGCGCTGTCGATCGGCGGAAACCACCTGATCCACGCGCTGCGCCGCAACGTGAACCTGACCGTCCTGCTGTTCAACAACCGCATCTACGGGCTCACCAAGGGCCAGTACTCGCCCACCTCCGAGCCGGGCAAGATCACCAAGTCCACACCGGTGGGCTCGGTGGACACGCCGTTCAACCCGATCTCGCTGGCCCTGGGCGCCGAGGCCACGTTCGTCGCCCGCACGCTCGACTCCGACCGCAAGCACCTCACGTCGGTGCTGAAACAGGCCGTGGAGCACCGGGGTTCGGCGCTGGTGGAGATCTACCAGAACTGCCCGATCTTCAACGACGGCGCGTTCGACGTGCTCAAGGACCGGGACGAGGCGCAGGCCCGGCTGATCCGCCTGGAGCACGGCGAGCCGATCCGGTTCGGCGCGGACGGGGCCAAGGGCGTGGTGCGCGCGGCCGACGGCTCGCTGGAGGTCGCCGACGTCTCCGCGGTGGGCGAGGCGGCGCTACTCGTGCACGACGCCGAGAACCCCAACCCGGCAACCCAGTTCGCGCTGTCGCGGCTCGACGACGCCACCCTGTCGCACGTGCCGCTCGGGGTGTTCCGCAAGGTCGCCCGGCCGGCCTACGACGACCTGGTGCGCGCGCAGGTCGCCGGGGCGGTCGAGGCGAACAGCGGCCCGGCCACGGACGACGACCTGGCCGCGCTGCTGGCGGGCCAGGACACCTGGACGGTTTCCGACTGA